A window of the Candidatus Margulisiibacteriota bacterium genome harbors these coding sequences:
- the wecB gene encoding UDP-N-acetylglucosamine 2-epimerase (non-hydrolyzing): MVIDLIAGARPNFMKIAPIIDAIKEVQKEGQNISFRLVHTGQHYDYNMSGNFFEQLGIPVPDVNLGAGGGTQAEQTATIMIGYEKLLLEEKPDLCLVVGDVTSTMACAIAAQKLHVKVAHVEGGIRSGDWSMPEEINRMVTDSITNYFFTTTDIADENLLKAGVPKYHIFRVGNTMIDTLMKHRPHFQKPPIWNEINLIKGQYIVVTLHRPANVDEEIKFKELLDEIILSSNNLPIIFPVHPRTSKIIKSLYPELPKSTNHSLAYKTSCTIPPSLHLIEPLSYLEFNYLVERALAVITDSGGITEETTVMGVPCLTIRDNTERPETITIGTNELIGTNPKSIKQAMAKLFAGNWKKGGIPELWDGKTASRIVKTIIEIYRIE; encoded by the coding sequence ATGGTAATAGATTTAATAGCCGGTGCACGGCCTAACTTTATGAAAATTGCGCCAATAATTGATGCAATAAAAGAGGTACAAAAAGAAGGTCAAAATATTTCTTTTCGTCTAGTACATACAGGACAGCATTACGACTACAACATGAGCGGCAACTTTTTTGAACAACTAGGCATTCCTGTTCCCGATGTAAACTTGGGTGCCGGTGGTGGTACACAAGCCGAACAAACTGCTACAATAATGATAGGCTACGAAAAATTGCTGCTGGAAGAAAAACCAGATTTATGTCTGGTGGTAGGCGATGTAACCTCCACTATGGCTTGTGCTATTGCAGCTCAAAAGTTGCACGTAAAAGTGGCGCATGTGGAAGGGGGTATCCGCTCAGGCGATTGGAGTATGCCAGAGGAAATCAACCGTATGGTTACCGACAGCATCACCAATTACTTTTTCACTACAACAGACATCGCAGATGAAAACTTGTTAAAAGCAGGCGTGCCAAAATACCATATTTTTAGAGTGGGCAATACCATGATAGACACGCTCATGAAACATCGTCCACACTTTCAAAAACCGCCGATTTGGAACGAAATAAACCTTATTAAAGGCCAATACATTGTAGTGACTCTGCACCGCCCAGCAAATGTAGATGAAGAAATTAAATTTAAAGAACTACTGGATGAAATTATACTTTCATCAAATAACCTCCCAATCATCTTCCCTGTCCATCCCCGCACTTCTAAAATAATAAAGTCGCTATATCCGGAACTTCCCAAATCGACCAATCACTCTCTCGCCTATAAGACTAGTTGCACCATCCCTCCCTCTCTTCACCTAATAGAGCCTCTCAGTTATTTAGAATTCAACTACCTTGTAGAAAGAGCACTTGCCGTAATAACTGACTCTGGTGGAATTACTGAAGAAACCACCGTAATGGGTGTTCCTTGTCTAACCATACGCGACAATACCGAAAGACCAGAAACTATTACTATTGGCACTAACGAATTGATTGGGACTAACCCTAAATCTATTAAACAAGCTATGGCAAAACTGTTTGCTGGTAATTGGAAAAAAGGAGGTATTCCTGAATTGTGGGATGGGAAAACTGCTTCGAGAATTGTTAAAACAATAATTGAAATTTATAGAATTGAATGA
- a CDS encoding glycosyltransferase, translating into MKKILMLVRTSGLEYDDRIRKEAISLKTLGYNVSILANYTSNKSEKGVTQYGAPYKVYSLITRKIFPSAKLLPLKMFEFWLRVFFDTLFKSFDYVWVHEEYMALNILFKPTRGKYIFDLHELPLFLTKNKKMIKLYHRIESKSYKLIVANSDRLYYMIETGLVKNKSKYYILNNFPDKVFLDLPVNNLPEKAKNFIGNSQYILMQGGGHKTRYPLEVLCAIKKYGKYKAIIVGPVANEFVEQIKNDFQDVVYIAGYIKQLELTKYIDNAWASIILYGHTCENNIYCEPNRFYQALNRGVPVIVGNNPPMKRIIEETKAGIVLKTDGRNIDDIVNGISELEKHYKDFKQKAIVVKEKYIWEAQTAIINSIVN; encoded by the coding sequence ATGAAGAAAATACTCATGCTGGTGCGCACCAGTGGTCTTGAATATGATGACAGGATACGAAAAGAAGCCATTTCTTTAAAAACGCTGGGATATAACGTTTCAATTTTGGCAAATTATACCAGCAATAAATCAGAGAAAGGGGTTACACAATATGGTGCACCTTATAAAGTTTACTCACTAATAACAAGGAAGATTTTCCCTTCGGCTAAACTGCTCCCGCTTAAAATGTTTGAATTTTGGCTGAGGGTATTTTTTGATACCTTATTCAAAAGTTTTGATTATGTATGGGTGCATGAAGAATATATGGCATTAAACATTTTATTTAAACCTACAAGAGGTAAATACATTTTCGACCTACATGAACTTCCTCTTTTTTTAACGAAAAACAAAAAAATGATTAAATTATACCATAGAATTGAATCCAAATCATATAAACTCATCGTTGCCAATTCTGATCGTCTATACTATATGATTGAAACAGGATTGGTAAAAAATAAATCAAAATACTATATTCTGAACAACTTTCCGGATAAAGTTTTTCTTGATTTACCAGTAAATAACCTGCCTGAAAAAGCAAAAAATTTTATTGGCAATTCTCAATACATTTTAATGCAAGGTGGTGGGCATAAGACAAGATATCCCTTAGAGGTTCTTTGTGCAATAAAGAAATACGGAAAATATAAAGCAATAATTGTTGGGCCTGTCGCAAATGAATTTGTAGAGCAAATAAAAAATGATTTTCAGGATGTCGTTTACATAGCAGGTTATATTAAACAATTGGAATTAACTAAATATATAGACAATGCATGGGCAAGTATTATTCTTTATGGACATACCTGCGAAAACAACATTTATTGTGAGCCCAACCGTTTTTACCAGGCATTGAACAGAGGCGTCCCTGTAATTGTAGGAAATAATCCTCCCATGAAACGAATAATTGAAGAAACCAAAGCAGGAATCGTTTTGAAAACCGATGGAAGAAATATTGATGATATTGTAAATGGTATTTCAGAATTGGAAAAACATTACAAAGATTTTAAACAAAAAGCCATAGTTGTGAAAGAAAAGTATATTTGGGAGGCGCAAACAGCAATTATTAATAGCATAGTTAATTAA